DNA sequence from the Coffea eugenioides isolate CCC68of chromosome 9, Ceug_1.0, whole genome shotgun sequence genome:
TCGGAGTTTCCCTCCAAAAGATGCAAATCGTAGCAGTCGTTCATAAACAAAGTGTCTTAAGAGCAATACGTCGAACAATTGCCGTCCCTTTATGTTCTCCCCGCCACTTCCGCTGTTTTGGCCCCAACTTTTGCACCCAAACAGCAAAGCCAACCCTTATTCCGTGCCCAGAAACTTCGGATTCGGAGAGAGAACAAGTAGAGAACGAAGAAAGAGGAGCAAAGAGCTTGAGCTGGAGAATTGAAAAGCTGCCAAGAGGAGAGCCTGTTGCTTCAGCCTTCCAGAGCTGGATGCGTGATGGCTTCCCAATTCACAGAGGCGACATTTTTCATACTATCAACCGTTTGCGTAAATTCAAAGCCAACAAACGTGCCCTTGAGGTTTCTTGACTTCCCCTTAACCTTTTTCTTCGTATAAAATGCATCATACATGTTTGTGAAAATGATTAAACCAAGTTTTCAGTGTGTAAAAGGCTAAAAGTGGTTAAAGTTGGAAATAGGCCATCTTTAATTCCCTTTGTTAGATTTGAATACAATGCATTTGATATAGCAATTTTCAGTTACTGCGAGTCTTCGGGATATGGAAGCATTTTTGAAATAGAGATCGTAATTGTTTCAACAATTGACAGGTAATGGAATGGGTCATTAGGGAGAGACCCTACAGGCCGAAGGAGCTAGATTACTCGTACTTACTGGAATTCACTACTAAGCTTCATGGGGTATCAAAAGGTGAGAGCCTTTTTTCTCGTATCCCATCAGAGTATCAAAATGAGTTGCTCTACAACAATCTTGTATTGGCATGCTTGGACAAAGGCTTAATAAGGCTTTCACTTTCGTATATgaagaaaatgagggaattgGGCCATCTCATATCATATCTAGTATTCAATCGCCTCATTATTCTTCATTCATCTCCTGGCCGGAAAAAGACTATTCAGAAAATTCTGACCCAGATGAGAGCAGACAAGGTGGTTCAACATGTTTCTACATACAACATTCTGTTAAAGATAGAAGCTAATGACCACAACATTGAAAGATTGGCAAAAGTGTTTGGTGATATGAAACAAGCAAATGTTGAGCCAAATGAGATTTCCTACTGCATATTAGCTACTGCACATGCTGTGGCGAGGTTGTCTACTGTATGTAAAGCTTATGTTGAAGCTATTGAGAAATCGACAAGTGGAAACAATTGGTCAACATACGACATTCTTGTTATACTGTATGGATACTTGGGTATGCGGACTCAGCTAGAAAGAATCTGGAGCATCATTCAGGGACTACCAAATGTTAGGTCTAAGAGTTTTGTGCTTGCAGTTGAAGCATTTGGCAGAATAGGAGACATAAATCGAGCTGAAGAGCTTTGGGCAGAAATGAAATTAGTCAAGGGATTGAAATCTACAGAGCAGTTGAATTCACTGATATCTGTGTACTGCAAACATGGTTTTATCACAAAAGC
Encoded proteins:
- the LOC113782889 gene encoding pentatricopeptide repeat-containing protein At1g07590, mitochondrial-like, translated to MQIVAVVHKQSVLRAIRRTIAVPLCSPRHFRCFGPNFCTQTAKPTLIPCPETSDSEREQVENEERGAKSLSWRIEKLPRGEPVASAFQSWMRDGFPIHRGDIFHTINRLRKFKANKRALEVMEWVIRERPYRPKELDYSYLLEFTTKLHGVSKGESLFSRIPSEYQNELLYNNLVLACLDKGLIRLSLSYMKKMRELGHLISYLVFNRLIILHSSPGRKKTIQKILTQMRADKVVQHVSTYNILLKIEANDHNIERLAKVFGDMKQANVEPNEISYCILATAHAVARLSTVCKAYVEAIEKSTSGNNWSTYDILVILYGYLGMRTQLERIWSIIQGLPNVRSKSFVLAVEAFGRIGDINRAEELWAEMKLVKGLKSTEQLNSLISVYCKHGFITKATSLYKEMEKNGCKPNAITFRHLALGCLKVGLRNEAIKTLELGMDISVSMKVRRSTPWLETTLSILDIFADNGDVENAEKLFEELKKANYTRYTFVYNTLIKAYVKAKLHEPNLLKRMILGGSRPDSETYSLLKLIEQFPK